The Paenibacillus sophorae genome has a segment encoding these proteins:
- a CDS encoding head decoration protein has translation MNLQPRQRVTVQDEYEILASFEVIREVANGITIDSAAITADGNGDKIIKKGMPMAKLTASGKYVPYNSAGADGSQNPTAILKRTVNVKDGDHVVGGYEVAKIIAARVPVTVDATLRSKMPNIVFA, from the coding sequence ATGAATTTGCAACCGAGACAGCGCGTGACGGTGCAGGATGAGTATGAAATCCTCGCCTCGTTTGAAGTGATCCGTGAGGTAGCCAACGGCATTACCATTGATTCTGCGGCGATTACAGCCGACGGTAATGGCGACAAAATCATCAAGAAGGGCATGCCGATGGCGAAGCTGACTGCTTCCGGCAAATATGTGCCGTACAATTCCGCTGGAGCCGACGGCAGCCAGAACCCGACGGCGATCCTGAAGCGAACCGTAAACGTCAAGGACGGCGACCATGTCGTCGGCGGGTACGAAGTCGCCAAGATCATCGCCGCCCGCGTTCCGGTGACCGTTGACGCCACGCTCCGTAGCAAGATGCCGAATATCGTATTCGCCTAA
- a CDS encoding minor capsid protein — MLASDLISFLSASGYTVYPDANFIPADIPDAKLPCLFVQDSGGYAPGEFVPTERPTYQIIVKGKSYKTNPANMAAAEVVAKGLVKRLHRLANYQAGSTHVFSSTAAQQPIYLGLDAMDRPMYSTNFIFYTKEAPTT; from the coding sequence GTGCTTGCGAGTGACTTAATCAGCTTCCTGTCGGCATCCGGCTACACCGTTTATCCTGATGCCAATTTCATCCCTGCAGATATTCCGGATGCTAAGCTGCCGTGCCTCTTTGTCCAAGACTCCGGCGGGTACGCTCCGGGAGAGTTTGTTCCGACCGAGCGGCCGACCTATCAGATTATCGTGAAGGGCAAGTCCTACAAGACCAACCCGGCCAACATGGCAGCCGCTGAAGTTGTCGCAAAGGGACTGGTCAAGCGGCTACACCGCCTTGCTAATTACCAGGCGGGCAGTACGCATGTCTTTTCAAGCACAGCCGCGCAGCAGCCGATTTATCTCGGACTTGACGCTATGGACCGGCCGATGTATTCAACCAATTTCATTTTCTATACGAAGGAGGCACCAACCACATGA
- a CDS encoding major capsid protein, whose translation MNTIQYRYKLDLQLFAAGDPIDLTLEEALTGEDLLVYSRNLETSNDYLHPLLFPPRETAELTVDVIQEESPRLPVMAKIAELGTEVEYASREGLKGTRIEIPKIQLGRYMDERLVRLALQASQSYGLRSEEQNQLRNRQLNDAQFAVDSIRARREWVALTSVWSGGVNYVEGDVRVTVDFGYTTEQKPVLAGTDKWDDIENSTPLDDIQTWVDAWRAKGIRLRRALTSQKIITLLRRNLSIRKQYHGDPSGSAQPPSLTNGQLQSVFDEMEFPAIVAYDTQARTEDRALTGGKLSFTTVRMVPENRFILLPEGPLGNYLWAKTTEEMMAEIEAEQTGDMGIYVFRDVTKNPIRVRTAGVALNFPAFAWADSVVSATVI comes from the coding sequence ATGAACACGATCCAATATCGCTACAAACTCGACCTTCAGCTTTTCGCTGCAGGCGATCCAATTGATCTTACCCTGGAAGAAGCGCTGACCGGGGAAGACCTGCTGGTCTATTCCCGGAACCTCGAAACGTCGAATGATTATCTCCACCCGTTGCTGTTCCCGCCCCGAGAGACTGCGGAACTGACGGTCGACGTTATTCAAGAAGAGTCACCGAGGCTGCCGGTAATGGCAAAGATTGCGGAACTCGGAACCGAGGTGGAATACGCATCACGGGAAGGACTGAAGGGTACTCGCATCGAAATTCCGAAAATCCAGTTGGGCCGCTATATGGACGAACGCCTTGTCCGGCTTGCGTTACAGGCGTCCCAAAGTTACGGATTGCGGTCGGAGGAGCAGAACCAACTCCGTAACCGGCAATTGAATGATGCTCAATTCGCTGTTGATTCCATCCGCGCGCGTCGGGAGTGGGTTGCCTTGACCAGTGTATGGAGCGGAGGAGTCAACTATGTCGAGGGTGATGTTCGAGTTACCGTGGACTTTGGCTATACAACCGAACAGAAGCCGGTATTAGCCGGAACGGATAAGTGGGATGATATCGAAAACTCCACGCCGCTTGATGATATCCAAACGTGGGTTGATGCTTGGAGAGCGAAAGGGATTCGCCTGCGCCGGGCACTTACGTCGCAGAAGATTATCACGCTGCTTCGCCGTAACCTGTCCATCCGGAAGCAATACCACGGCGACCCGAGCGGATCGGCGCAGCCGCCATCCCTTACCAACGGCCAACTGCAATCTGTCTTTGATGAGATGGAGTTCCCGGCAATCGTTGCCTATGACACGCAAGCCCGCACCGAGGATCGCGCGCTCACTGGTGGAAAATTGTCTTTTACCACGGTCCGGATGGTGCCGGAGAATCGGTTTATTCTTCTTCCGGAAGGTCCACTTGGCAATTATCTGTGGGCCAAGACGACAGAGGAAATGATGGCTGAGATTGAAGCAGAGCAAACTGGAGACATGGGCATTTATGTTTTCAGAGATGTGACCAAGAATCCTATCCGCGTTCGCACCGCTGGTGTGGCCCTCAACTTCCCGGCATTTGCTTGGGCCGACTCTGTCGTTTCCGCGACTGTTATTTAA
- a CDS encoding HK97 gp10 family phage protein produces MGSRGKFFIELTGLEEIISHLDDLEKDLDRRIDAVLTKLAMKIIHDAKRLAPIDSGDLEAALIVGEVKQMLTERYIEFGTSPEVDSYAVVQHEGFRKTASGAIVQLTPGEKTRSKGQYNGYTPGKKYLENAIKMNEDLIRTELSKILEG; encoded by the coding sequence ATGGGTAGCCGCGGAAAATTCTTCATAGAATTGACCGGGCTTGAAGAGATCATTTCCCACCTGGACGATCTGGAGAAAGATTTGGATCGCCGGATTGATGCCGTATTGACCAAGCTGGCCATGAAGATCATCCACGACGCCAAGCGACTGGCGCCGATCGACAGCGGCGACCTGGAGGCTGCGCTTATCGTCGGTGAGGTCAAACAAATGCTGACTGAGCGGTACATCGAATTCGGGACAAGCCCGGAGGTTGATTCCTACGCAGTCGTGCAGCATGAGGGCTTCAGGAAGACAGCGAGTGGAGCCATAGTCCAATTGACGCCGGGCGAGAAAACCCGAAGCAAAGGGCAGTACAACGGCTATACGCCCGGCAAAAAGTATTTGGAGAACGCGATCAAGATGAACGAAGATCTGATCCGGACCGAGCTCTCCAAAATATTGGAGGGATGA